Below is a genomic region from Ferribacterium limneticum.
GGAAGCAATCTGCCGGATCCAGTGGGGTTCGTCGAACAGGTGCATTGATGACTCGAAAGGAGACAAACGGGAAAAAGCCACCGCCATGGTAACAAATTGCAGGTCTGCTGCCCGGGTACGGTATTCCAGCGCAAGAGTATGGGGGAAACCTTTGGAAAACATGGGCTTTCAGCTAAAATCTCGGGTCTATGGAATCCATTGGCCTGATTCGCGATTTTCTCAAGGACCGCCTCGGCGTCGAGCCGGGAAATGTCGTTCCCGGCGCCGTGCTGGCTGAGCTTGGCGTGGACTCGCTGATGATGCTCGAACTGATGTTCGAGTTCGAGGATCACTTCGGCATCAAGCTTTCCCGCGACATCAAAACTCC
It encodes:
- a CDS encoding acyl carrier protein; the protein is MESIGLIRDFLKDRLGVEPGNVVPGAVLAELGVDSLMMLELMFEFEDHFGIKLSRDIKTPRTVGEMVSLMDGLIAQSKS